One Mya arenaria isolate MELC-2E11 chromosome 5, ASM2691426v1 genomic window carries:
- the LOC128235223 gene encoding uncharacterized protein LOC128235223 isoform X2, which produces MEASFYVLLCCLVLVEDAYGSCGSLTIMKPTFVDRNITLKFVPRHRGISNIAWKYTNEWDVAREHIVECVEEHFQQHVEDGPYYHTMIFFANKHHNNSKFHVQCSDAKGNSSSNTVKLHLNEIRSACGNLVLLSPEIKYGTNVEIAYYPSDLTLANENPSYNERSWLKLKGFLREVVHHRNDIYEERKISDYLYTLTIYNFIENKAGPYALKCGYTLEDTTNRLDIHVTDKPLIGPILDDCVYGNADTIIYCNTSRTTGKPRVTFSIGSKVVTMLENEKHRGVYTVVLDSDTWRDNDDHIVTCKVSNDDYVHDLNSSAKLCYMEKGSDPFLIMPEYIYDENTTVGCEVSNVRPPAVIEILVDNQAIDAIQKDLLNETSKTYTSKASILKIDKNWNGKKICCRRKATIYGNMESTCKTLNIKYSPTELIMNVTLASSNVTKQSIDVTCFTMESNPPCGVNLSTNTTQLVKESSMFWTENTASGFKSYIKATFSAEMMIGRGIINCFTTCDKNLSNLKSNFTIYLPNGPDMVKELNVLEGSNVSFKCKYNLGDAPHESSVVWTRASNNLRWENCSLEITSVQRSDEDFYTCTFTSEMVVSEEIHLNGSNCGTLRLNVCYKSTVKDFAVIGSEYTNSVTKAENDTAVLVCVVDGNPNAEITIAKADEILEVENNGSNLTHTIASLSCLNAGLYSCTSANRYNRDRPSKGFLELLVSCSVRRPYDGNVKLIFYSPLNENVTLSYTAFAYPIPLTWQFVWEKCVGNENCTEVTANLSKYAISTIGLSTSLIITQVNEKDYGPYQLTIWNGIGRELTERFQLKKEIRHSTLTIGASVGGSIIAMVIGFVLLVYCIRRKVSLSNVCGTCGFRNKNSNSRAKAVDMYLTCVHHSRPVTDVSHYQSITDILEVETRTDDENVGAPQPLPYQSLQQVNVGYVLPYTLDVIYMHFVFNSPILLSTNMLWSGRLAI; this is translated from the exons ATGGAAGCCAGCTTTTACGTTCTATTATGTTGCCTTG TGCTCGTTGAAGATGCATATGGCTCATGTGGTTCATTGACAATAATGAAGCCTACTTTTGTGGACAGAAACATCACCTTGAAATTTGTCCCTCGTCATCGAGGGATCTCAAACATTGCCTGGAAGTATACTAATGAGTGGGACGTAGCAAGAGAACACATAGTAGAATGCGTCGAggaacattttcaacaacatgTTGAGGACGGGCCATACTATCATACTATGATTTTCTTTGCAAATAAACATCACAATAATTCGAAATTTCATGTTCAATGTAGCGATGCAAAAGGCAACTCTTCATCAAACACTGTGAAGCTACACTTGAATG AAATCAGGTCTGCGTGTGGCAATCTGGTGCTACTTTCCCCGGAAATAAAATATGGAACAAATGTTGAAATAGCTTATTACCCTTCTGACCTTACATTGGCCAACGAAAACCCTTCGTACAATGAACGTTCATGGTTGAAGTTGAAAGGGTTCTTAAGAGAGGTCGTGCATCATCGAAACGACATTTATGAAGAGAGGAAAATATCTGATTATTTGTACACTCTAACCATCTACAATTTTATTGAGAATAAAGCTGGGCCTTACGCTTTGAAATGTGGATATACACTTGAAGACACCACAAACCGGTTAGACATACATGTGACAG ATAAGCCGCTTATTGGGCCAATATTGGATGATTGCGTTTACGGCAATGCAGACACTATCATATATTGCAACACAAGTCGTACGACAGGAAAACCCCGTGTGACCTTTTCCATTGGAAGCAAAGTAGTTACAATGCTAGAGAACGAAAAACATCGAGGAGTATATACAGTTGTACTAGACTCAGACACTTGGAGGGACAATGACGATCATATTGTAACTTGCAAGGTCTCTAACGATGATTATGTACACGACCTGAACAGTTCAGCAAAATTGTGTTACATGG AGAAAGGCTCGGACCCTTTTTTGATCATGCCAGAATACATCTACGATGAAAATACAACAGTTGGTTGCGAGGTGTCAAATGTACGACCACCGGCGGTGATTGAAATATTGGTAGATAACCAAGCCATTGATGCTATTCAAAAAGATTTATTGAACGAAACGTCAAAAACATACACCAGTAAAGCTTCTATATTGAAGATAGACAAAAATTGGAATGGAAAGAAAATATGTTGTCGTCGAAAAGCTACAATTTACGGGAATATGGAATCCAcctgtaaaacattaaacataaagt ATTCGCCGACTGAACTGATTATGAACGTTACCTTAGCTTCATCTAACGTTACCAAACAGTCAATTGACGTTACTTGTTTTACGATGGAATCCAATCCTCCTTGCGGTGTGAATTTGTCGACCAATACCACACAGTTGGTGAAAGAGTCCTCAATGTTTTGGACAGAAAATACGGCTAGTGGATTCAAGAGCTATATTAAAGCTACTTTTTCGGCCGAAATGATGATTGGCAGAGGAATAATCAATTGTTTTACAACTTGCGACAAAAACTTGTCAAATTTGAAATCTAACTTTACAATATATCTTCCAA ATGGCCCCGATATGGTGAAGGAACTGAATGTTTTGGAAGGAAGTAACGTATCGTTCAAATGCAAATATAACCTTGGCGACGCTCCGCATGAATCATCAGTGGTATGGACAAGAGCCTCAAACAACCTACGTTGGGAGAACTGTTCTCTTGAAATCACGTCTGTTCAGAGGTCTGATGAAgacttttatacatgtacattcacaagTGAAATGGTAGTATCTGAAGAGATTCATTTGAATGGAAGCAATTGCGGAACGCTGCGTTTAAATGTGTGCT ACAAATCAACGGTTAAGGACTTTGCTGTTATAGGCTCGGAGTACACAAATAGTGTTACAAAAGCCGAAAACGACACAGCAGTACTAGTGTGTGTGGTTGATGGTAACCCTAATGCTGAAATAACCATCGCTAAAGCCGACGAAATACTGGAAGTGGAAAATAATGGAAGCAATCTGACGCACACTATAGCTAGTTTGTCATGCTTAAATGCAGGCCTATACTCGTGTACGAGTGCAAACAGATACAACCGCGATCGGCCGTCAAAGGGCTTTCTTGAATTGCTTGTTTCCT GTTCGGTCAGACGCCCGTACGATGGGAATGTGAAGCTCATTTTTTATAGtccattaaatgaaaatgtgacGTTATCGTACACTGCTTTTGCATACCCTATACCTTTAACATGGCAATTTGTTTGGGAAAAATGCGTTGGAAACGAGAATTGCACGGAAGTTACTGCAAATTTGTCCAAATATGCCATATCGACCATCGGACTGTCGACTTCACTTATTATTACTCAAGTAAATGAAAAGGACTATGGACCATACCAGTTAACAATTTGGAATGGTATTGGTAGAGAATTAACGGAACGATTTCAATTAAAGAAAG AAATAAGACATTCCACTTTAACTATTGGTGCTTCTGTCGGAGGAAGTATCATTGCTATGGTTATTGGATTTGTTCTCCTTGTATATTGCATTCGGCGAAAGGTTTCTCTCAGCAACGTGTGTGGCACCTGTGGTTTTcgtaataaaa atTCCAATTCGAGAGCAAAAGCGGTGGACAT GTACTTGACTTGCGTGCATCATTCAAGGCCAGTTACAGACGTAAGCCACTATCAGAGCATAACGGATATATTGg AAGTGGAAACTCGTACGGATGACGAAAATGTCGGCGCACCGCAACCATTACCCTACCAATCGCTAC AGCAAGTCAATGTCGGGTACGTACTTCCTTATACATTAGATGTCATCtacatgcattttgttttcaattcacCAATTTTATTATCCACAAATATGCTATGGTCAGGTCGATTGGCAATATAG
- the LOC128235223 gene encoding uncharacterized protein LOC128235223 isoform X3 produces the protein MEASFYVLLCCLVLVEDAYGSCGSLTIMKPTFVDRNITLKFVPRHRGISNIAWKYTNEWDVAREHIVECVEEHFQQHVEDGPYYHTMIFFANKHHNNSKFHVQCSDAKGNSSSNTVKLHLNEIRSACGNLVLLSPEIKYGTNVEIAYYPSDLTLANENPSYNERSWLKLKGFLREVVHHRNDIYEERKISDYLYTLTIYNFIENKAGPYALKCGYTLEDTTNRLDIHVTDKPLIGPILDDCVYGNADTIIYCNTSRTTGKPRVTFSIGSKVVTMLENEKHRGVYTVVLDSDTWRDNDDHIVTCKVSNDDYVHDLNSSAKLCYMEKGSDPFLIMPEYIYDENTTVGCEVSNVRPPAVIEILVDNQAIDAIQKDLLNETSKTYTSKASILKIDKNWNGKKICCRRKATIYGNMESTCKTLNIKYSPTELIMNVTLASSNVTKQSIDVTCFTMESNPPCGVNLSTNTTQLVKESSMFWTENTASGFKSYIKATFSAEMMIGRGIINCFTTCDKNLSNLKSNFTIYLPNGPDMVKELNVLEGSNVSFKCKYNLGDAPHESSVVWTRASNNLRWENCSLEITSVQRSDEDFYTCTFTSEMVVSEEIHLNGSNCGTLRLNVCYKSTVKDFAVIGSEYTNSVTKAENDTAVLVCVVDGNPNAEITIAKADEILEVENNGSNLTHTIASLSCLNAGLYSCTSANRYNRDRPSKGFLELLVSCSVRRPYDGNVKLIFYSPLNENVTLSYTAFAYPIPLTWQFVWEKCVGNENCTEVTANLSKYAISTIGLSTSLIITQVNEKDYGPYQLTIWNGIGRELTERFQLKKGEIRHSTLTIGASVGGSIIAMVIGFVLLVYCIRRKVSLSNVCGTCGFRNKNSNSRAKAVDMYLTCVHHSRPVTDVSHYQSITDILEVETRTDDENVGAPQPLPYQSLQQVNVGATIEYDDLLQENPF, from the exons ATGGAAGCCAGCTTTTACGTTCTATTATGTTGCCTTG TGCTCGTTGAAGATGCATATGGCTCATGTGGTTCATTGACAATAATGAAGCCTACTTTTGTGGACAGAAACATCACCTTGAAATTTGTCCCTCGTCATCGAGGGATCTCAAACATTGCCTGGAAGTATACTAATGAGTGGGACGTAGCAAGAGAACACATAGTAGAATGCGTCGAggaacattttcaacaacatgTTGAGGACGGGCCATACTATCATACTATGATTTTCTTTGCAAATAAACATCACAATAATTCGAAATTTCATGTTCAATGTAGCGATGCAAAAGGCAACTCTTCATCAAACACTGTGAAGCTACACTTGAATG AAATCAGGTCTGCGTGTGGCAATCTGGTGCTACTTTCCCCGGAAATAAAATATGGAACAAATGTTGAAATAGCTTATTACCCTTCTGACCTTACATTGGCCAACGAAAACCCTTCGTACAATGAACGTTCATGGTTGAAGTTGAAAGGGTTCTTAAGAGAGGTCGTGCATCATCGAAACGACATTTATGAAGAGAGGAAAATATCTGATTATTTGTACACTCTAACCATCTACAATTTTATTGAGAATAAAGCTGGGCCTTACGCTTTGAAATGTGGATATACACTTGAAGACACCACAAACCGGTTAGACATACATGTGACAG ATAAGCCGCTTATTGGGCCAATATTGGATGATTGCGTTTACGGCAATGCAGACACTATCATATATTGCAACACAAGTCGTACGACAGGAAAACCCCGTGTGACCTTTTCCATTGGAAGCAAAGTAGTTACAATGCTAGAGAACGAAAAACATCGAGGAGTATATACAGTTGTACTAGACTCAGACACTTGGAGGGACAATGACGATCATATTGTAACTTGCAAGGTCTCTAACGATGATTATGTACACGACCTGAACAGTTCAGCAAAATTGTGTTACATGG AGAAAGGCTCGGACCCTTTTTTGATCATGCCAGAATACATCTACGATGAAAATACAACAGTTGGTTGCGAGGTGTCAAATGTACGACCACCGGCGGTGATTGAAATATTGGTAGATAACCAAGCCATTGATGCTATTCAAAAAGATTTATTGAACGAAACGTCAAAAACATACACCAGTAAAGCTTCTATATTGAAGATAGACAAAAATTGGAATGGAAAGAAAATATGTTGTCGTCGAAAAGCTACAATTTACGGGAATATGGAATCCAcctgtaaaacattaaacataaagt ATTCGCCGACTGAACTGATTATGAACGTTACCTTAGCTTCATCTAACGTTACCAAACAGTCAATTGACGTTACTTGTTTTACGATGGAATCCAATCCTCCTTGCGGTGTGAATTTGTCGACCAATACCACACAGTTGGTGAAAGAGTCCTCAATGTTTTGGACAGAAAATACGGCTAGTGGATTCAAGAGCTATATTAAAGCTACTTTTTCGGCCGAAATGATGATTGGCAGAGGAATAATCAATTGTTTTACAACTTGCGACAAAAACTTGTCAAATTTGAAATCTAACTTTACAATATATCTTCCAA ATGGCCCCGATATGGTGAAGGAACTGAATGTTTTGGAAGGAAGTAACGTATCGTTCAAATGCAAATATAACCTTGGCGACGCTCCGCATGAATCATCAGTGGTATGGACAAGAGCCTCAAACAACCTACGTTGGGAGAACTGTTCTCTTGAAATCACGTCTGTTCAGAGGTCTGATGAAgacttttatacatgtacattcacaagTGAAATGGTAGTATCTGAAGAGATTCATTTGAATGGAAGCAATTGCGGAACGCTGCGTTTAAATGTGTGCT ACAAATCAACGGTTAAGGACTTTGCTGTTATAGGCTCGGAGTACACAAATAGTGTTACAAAAGCCGAAAACGACACAGCAGTACTAGTGTGTGTGGTTGATGGTAACCCTAATGCTGAAATAACCATCGCTAAAGCCGACGAAATACTGGAAGTGGAAAATAATGGAAGCAATCTGACGCACACTATAGCTAGTTTGTCATGCTTAAATGCAGGCCTATACTCGTGTACGAGTGCAAACAGATACAACCGCGATCGGCCGTCAAAGGGCTTTCTTGAATTGCTTGTTTCCT GTTCGGTCAGACGCCCGTACGATGGGAATGTGAAGCTCATTTTTTATAGtccattaaatgaaaatgtgacGTTATCGTACACTGCTTTTGCATACCCTATACCTTTAACATGGCAATTTGTTTGGGAAAAATGCGTTGGAAACGAGAATTGCACGGAAGTTACTGCAAATTTGTCCAAATATGCCATATCGACCATCGGACTGTCGACTTCACTTATTATTACTCAAGTAAATGAAAAGGACTATGGACCATACCAGTTAACAATTTGGAATGGTATTGGTAGAGAATTAACGGAACGATTTCAATTAAAGAAAGGTG AAATAAGACATTCCACTTTAACTATTGGTGCTTCTGTCGGAGGAAGTATCATTGCTATGGTTATTGGATTTGTTCTCCTTGTATATTGCATTCGGCGAAAGGTTTCTCTCAGCAACGTGTGTGGCACCTGTGGTTTTcgtaataaaa atTCCAATTCGAGAGCAAAAGCGGTGGACAT GTACTTGACTTGCGTGCATCATTCAAGGCCAGTTACAGACGTAAGCCACTATCAGAGCATAACGGATATATTGg AAGTGGAAACTCGTACGGATGACGAAAATGTCGGCGCACCGCAACCATTACCCTACCAATCGCTAC AGCAAGTCAATGTCGG GGCAACAATTGAATACGATGACTTATTGCAAGAGAATCCATTTTAA
- the LOC128233764 gene encoding LIM domain-containing protein A-like, whose product MRACREVLAVCLLAVALPWEVVCLPAQADSESNGDLKWVSGEAASHEVDDQPLLHPHHDAQKISLSTESETRQDADKVKATPEGLGWWFSRKARQDQRNPADGANNDKDIPEETLVGEYTASDEAADLMTESSEGTTIGDDHENMEDNNEGDHSYDVEESAPKEYSDKDYTYDYHYGESEDEAIGDEIDSENDSPLDFDSYGFANDTTYMQYLETEAEAYAEANLACKDQQRDDLECHHHHHRHYHHHRRHCHHHHHHHHHHHHHHHHHHHHHHHHHHHHHHHHHHHHHHHHHHHHHHHHHHHHHHHHHHHHHHHHHHHHHHHHHHHHHHHHHKCPKIETMKPWTQCIHNSCTSCLGTTLKVNKTFKLQACGTVEYKRGREYLIGLTINGYRTYYHQMRLINRTNVCTPVPGLGKNKSLCFQIYNVRGRRMCTRLLGNALINGKHVNGSIEYGCFRIPCLDQGMSGDNCDVPVENDEDDAVTEEWREPTDKDGMDNDFVIDE is encoded by the exons ATGCGGGCGTGTAGAGAGGTGTTGGCAGTGTGCCTGCTGGCTGTTGCGCTACCGTGGGAAGTTGTTTGTCTTCCGGCTCAGGCGGATTCTG AAAGCAATGGAGATCTGAAATGGGTCAGTGGGGAAGCGGCTTCACATGAAGTTGACGACCAGCCACTCCTACATCCACATCATGATGCACAAAAAATTTCATTAAGCACGG AGAGTGAGACGAGACAAGACGCGGACAAAGTCAAAGCAACACCAGAAGGCCTAGGTTGGTGGTTTTCTCGCAAAGCAAGGCAGG ATCAAAGAAACCCAGCAGATGGAGCAAATAATGATAAAGATATACCTGAAGAAACGCTAGTTGGCGAGTATACAGCGTCTGATGAAGCAGCGGATTTGATGACAGAGAGCTCTGAAGGAACAACTATAGGAGATGACCATGAAAATATGGAAGACAACAATGAAGGCGATCACAGTTATGATGTTGAGGAATCTGCACCGAAAGAATATTCCGACAAGGACTACACGTACGATTATCACTACGGAGAATCAGAAGATGAAGCGATCGGTGATGAAATAGACTCTGAGAATGACAGCCCATTGGACTTTGATAGTTATGGTTTTGCCAATGACACAACGTATATGCAATACCTTGAAACAGAGGCAGAGGCGTATGCAGAAGCCAATCTTGCTTGCAAAG accaGCAACGCGATGATTTGGAAtgtcaccaccatcaccaccgaCACTACCATCATCATCGCCGACActgtcaccaccaccaccaccaccaccaccaccaccaccaccatcaccaccaccaccatcaccatcaccaccaccaccaccaccaccaccaccaccatcaccaccaccaccaccaccatcatcaccaccaccaccaccaccaccaccaccaccaccaccaccaccaccaccaccaccaccatcaccatcatcatcaccaccaccaccaccaccaccaccatcaccaccaccaccaccaccaccaccacaaatGTCCAAAGATTGAAACGATGAAACCATGGACCCAGTGCATACACAACAGCTGTACCTCCTGTCTCGGAACAACCCTGAAAGTGAACAAGACGTTCAAGCTGCAAG CTTGTGGAACAGTCGAGTACAAGAGAGGACGGGAGTATCTTATTGGCTTAACCATCAACGGGTATCGGACGTACTACCACCAAATGAGAT TGATAAACAGAACGAACGTCTGCACGCCCGTGCCCGGGCTCGGGAAAAACAAGTCCCTGTGTTTTCAGATCTACAATGTCAGAGGTCGCAGAATGTGCACGCGTCTCCTTGGAAACGCACTCATCAAC GGTAAACACGTGAATGGGTCAATCGAATACGGATGTTTCCGCATCCCATGTTTAGACCAGGGAATGTCAGGGGACAACTGTGACGTACCGGTAGAGAATGACGAAGATGATGCCGTCACTGAAGAGTGGAGGGAGCCAACTGACAAGGATGGGATGGACAATGACTTTGTAATTGATGAATAA
- the LOC128235223 gene encoding uncharacterized protein LOC128235223 isoform X1 has protein sequence MEASFYVLLCCLVLVEDAYGSCGSLTIMKPTFVDRNITLKFVPRHRGISNIAWKYTNEWDVAREHIVECVEEHFQQHVEDGPYYHTMIFFANKHHNNSKFHVQCSDAKGNSSSNTVKLHLNEIRSACGNLVLLSPEIKYGTNVEIAYYPSDLTLANENPSYNERSWLKLKGFLREVVHHRNDIYEERKISDYLYTLTIYNFIENKAGPYALKCGYTLEDTTNRLDIHVTDKPLIGPILDDCVYGNADTIIYCNTSRTTGKPRVTFSIGSKVVTMLENEKHRGVYTVVLDSDTWRDNDDHIVTCKVSNDDYVHDLNSSAKLCYMEKGSDPFLIMPEYIYDENTTVGCEVSNVRPPAVIEILVDNQAIDAIQKDLLNETSKTYTSKASILKIDKNWNGKKICCRRKATIYGNMESTCKTLNIKYSPTELIMNVTLASSNVTKQSIDVTCFTMESNPPCGVNLSTNTTQLVKESSMFWTENTASGFKSYIKATFSAEMMIGRGIINCFTTCDKNLSNLKSNFTIYLPNGPDMVKELNVLEGSNVSFKCKYNLGDAPHESSVVWTRASNNLRWENCSLEITSVQRSDEDFYTCTFTSEMVVSEEIHLNGSNCGTLRLNVCYKSTVKDFAVIGSEYTNSVTKAENDTAVLVCVVDGNPNAEITIAKADEILEVENNGSNLTHTIASLSCLNAGLYSCTSANRYNRDRPSKGFLELLVSCSVRRPYDGNVKLIFYSPLNENVTLSYTAFAYPIPLTWQFVWEKCVGNENCTEVTANLSKYAISTIGLSTSLIITQVNEKDYGPYQLTIWNGIGRELTERFQLKKGEIRHSTLTIGASVGGSIIAMVIGFVLLVYCIRRKVSLSNVCGTCGFRNKNSNSRAKAVDMYLTCVHHSRPVTDVSHYQSITDILEVETRTDDENVGAPQPLPYQSLQQVNVGYVLPYTLDVIYMHFVFNSPILLSTNMLWSGRLAI, from the exons ATGGAAGCCAGCTTTTACGTTCTATTATGTTGCCTTG TGCTCGTTGAAGATGCATATGGCTCATGTGGTTCATTGACAATAATGAAGCCTACTTTTGTGGACAGAAACATCACCTTGAAATTTGTCCCTCGTCATCGAGGGATCTCAAACATTGCCTGGAAGTATACTAATGAGTGGGACGTAGCAAGAGAACACATAGTAGAATGCGTCGAggaacattttcaacaacatgTTGAGGACGGGCCATACTATCATACTATGATTTTCTTTGCAAATAAACATCACAATAATTCGAAATTTCATGTTCAATGTAGCGATGCAAAAGGCAACTCTTCATCAAACACTGTGAAGCTACACTTGAATG AAATCAGGTCTGCGTGTGGCAATCTGGTGCTACTTTCCCCGGAAATAAAATATGGAACAAATGTTGAAATAGCTTATTACCCTTCTGACCTTACATTGGCCAACGAAAACCCTTCGTACAATGAACGTTCATGGTTGAAGTTGAAAGGGTTCTTAAGAGAGGTCGTGCATCATCGAAACGACATTTATGAAGAGAGGAAAATATCTGATTATTTGTACACTCTAACCATCTACAATTTTATTGAGAATAAAGCTGGGCCTTACGCTTTGAAATGTGGATATACACTTGAAGACACCACAAACCGGTTAGACATACATGTGACAG ATAAGCCGCTTATTGGGCCAATATTGGATGATTGCGTTTACGGCAATGCAGACACTATCATATATTGCAACACAAGTCGTACGACAGGAAAACCCCGTGTGACCTTTTCCATTGGAAGCAAAGTAGTTACAATGCTAGAGAACGAAAAACATCGAGGAGTATATACAGTTGTACTAGACTCAGACACTTGGAGGGACAATGACGATCATATTGTAACTTGCAAGGTCTCTAACGATGATTATGTACACGACCTGAACAGTTCAGCAAAATTGTGTTACATGG AGAAAGGCTCGGACCCTTTTTTGATCATGCCAGAATACATCTACGATGAAAATACAACAGTTGGTTGCGAGGTGTCAAATGTACGACCACCGGCGGTGATTGAAATATTGGTAGATAACCAAGCCATTGATGCTATTCAAAAAGATTTATTGAACGAAACGTCAAAAACATACACCAGTAAAGCTTCTATATTGAAGATAGACAAAAATTGGAATGGAAAGAAAATATGTTGTCGTCGAAAAGCTACAATTTACGGGAATATGGAATCCAcctgtaaaacattaaacataaagt ATTCGCCGACTGAACTGATTATGAACGTTACCTTAGCTTCATCTAACGTTACCAAACAGTCAATTGACGTTACTTGTTTTACGATGGAATCCAATCCTCCTTGCGGTGTGAATTTGTCGACCAATACCACACAGTTGGTGAAAGAGTCCTCAATGTTTTGGACAGAAAATACGGCTAGTGGATTCAAGAGCTATATTAAAGCTACTTTTTCGGCCGAAATGATGATTGGCAGAGGAATAATCAATTGTTTTACAACTTGCGACAAAAACTTGTCAAATTTGAAATCTAACTTTACAATATATCTTCCAA ATGGCCCCGATATGGTGAAGGAACTGAATGTTTTGGAAGGAAGTAACGTATCGTTCAAATGCAAATATAACCTTGGCGACGCTCCGCATGAATCATCAGTGGTATGGACAAGAGCCTCAAACAACCTACGTTGGGAGAACTGTTCTCTTGAAATCACGTCTGTTCAGAGGTCTGATGAAgacttttatacatgtacattcacaagTGAAATGGTAGTATCTGAAGAGATTCATTTGAATGGAAGCAATTGCGGAACGCTGCGTTTAAATGTGTGCT ACAAATCAACGGTTAAGGACTTTGCTGTTATAGGCTCGGAGTACACAAATAGTGTTACAAAAGCCGAAAACGACACAGCAGTACTAGTGTGTGTGGTTGATGGTAACCCTAATGCTGAAATAACCATCGCTAAAGCCGACGAAATACTGGAAGTGGAAAATAATGGAAGCAATCTGACGCACACTATAGCTAGTTTGTCATGCTTAAATGCAGGCCTATACTCGTGTACGAGTGCAAACAGATACAACCGCGATCGGCCGTCAAAGGGCTTTCTTGAATTGCTTGTTTCCT GTTCGGTCAGACGCCCGTACGATGGGAATGTGAAGCTCATTTTTTATAGtccattaaatgaaaatgtgacGTTATCGTACACTGCTTTTGCATACCCTATACCTTTAACATGGCAATTTGTTTGGGAAAAATGCGTTGGAAACGAGAATTGCACGGAAGTTACTGCAAATTTGTCCAAATATGCCATATCGACCATCGGACTGTCGACTTCACTTATTATTACTCAAGTAAATGAAAAGGACTATGGACCATACCAGTTAACAATTTGGAATGGTATTGGTAGAGAATTAACGGAACGATTTCAATTAAAGAAAGGTG AAATAAGACATTCCACTTTAACTATTGGTGCTTCTGTCGGAGGAAGTATCATTGCTATGGTTATTGGATTTGTTCTCCTTGTATATTGCATTCGGCGAAAGGTTTCTCTCAGCAACGTGTGTGGCACCTGTGGTTTTcgtaataaaa atTCCAATTCGAGAGCAAAAGCGGTGGACAT GTACTTGACTTGCGTGCATCATTCAAGGCCAGTTACAGACGTAAGCCACTATCAGAGCATAACGGATATATTGg AAGTGGAAACTCGTACGGATGACGAAAATGTCGGCGCACCGCAACCATTACCCTACCAATCGCTAC AGCAAGTCAATGTCGGGTACGTACTTCCTTATACATTAGATGTCATCtacatgcattttgttttcaattcacCAATTTTATTATCCACAAATATGCTATGGTCAGGTCGATTGGCAATATAG